Proteins encoded by one window of Streptomyces sp. ALI-76-A:
- a CDS encoding glycerophosphodiester phosphodiesterase family protein: MNFLTIGHRGVMGVEPENTLRSFVAAEHAGLDVIELDLHLSKDGALVVMHDARVDRTTDGTGPIVERTLDELRALDAGRGERIPVFDEVLDAVRLPLQAEIKDVAAARALAEVMHRRNLTARVEVSSFHDEAITEISRLVPGVRTALIASRYGTDVVDRAVEAGAATVCLNIRRLTLEIVEQARKADLKIIGWVVNTQDHLRLARALGLDGATTDYPEIKRTGRFTA, from the coding sequence TTGAACTTCCTCACCATCGGTCACCGCGGAGTCATGGGTGTCGAACCCGAGAACACGCTCCGCTCCTTCGTCGCCGCCGAACACGCGGGCCTCGACGTCATCGAACTCGATCTGCACCTGAGCAAGGACGGCGCCCTCGTCGTCATGCACGACGCCCGCGTGGACCGGACGACCGACGGGACCGGCCCGATCGTCGAGCGGACCCTCGACGAGCTGCGCGCGCTGGACGCCGGGCGCGGCGAGCGGATCCCGGTGTTCGATGAGGTCCTGGACGCCGTGCGGCTGCCGCTACAGGCCGAGATCAAGGACGTGGCGGCGGCCCGCGCGCTCGCCGAGGTCATGCACCGGCGGAACCTGACGGCACGCGTGGAGGTGTCCTCGTTCCACGACGAGGCGATCACCGAGATCTCCCGGCTGGTGCCGGGGGTACGCACCGCCCTGATCGCCAGCCGCTACGGCACCGATGTCGTGGACCGCGCCGTGGAGGCCGGGGCCGCGACCGTCTGCCTCAACATCCGGCGGCTGACCCTGGAGATCGTGGAGCAGGCGCGCAAGGCGGACCTGAAGATCATCGGCTGGGTGGTGAACACCCAGGACCATCTACGGCTCGCCCGGGCCCTCGGACTGGACGGCGCGACCACGGACTACCCGGAGATCAAGCGCACGGGCCGCTTCACGGCGTGA
- a CDS encoding VOC family protein has protein sequence MKLDEPVTGGPCWTELGTSDLAAAQRFYTRLFGWRPETDPRQEAGGYTIAHLGDAAVAALTPLYQESQPVAWNVSFAVRDADAAVRTVTEAGGTVLVGPMDVFDVGRFAVALDPAGAAFQLWQGRSFPGAGVFNAPGSLGWVELLTRAPERAVVFYTTVFGWSVNASAQYTRWGLDGADFGGMVTMGDTFPPEVPPHWLPYFAVEDVDATAATATAAGGTLLMEPTSVPGGPRIAVLRDPQAAVFGVYRAGDER, from the coding sequence ATGAAGCTCGACGAGCCGGTGACCGGCGGCCCCTGCTGGACCGAGCTGGGGACCAGCGACCTGGCGGCGGCCCAGCGGTTCTACACGCGACTGTTCGGCTGGCGCCCCGAGACGGATCCACGCCAGGAGGCCGGCGGATACACCATCGCGCACCTCGGGGACGCCGCGGTCGCCGCGCTGACCCCGCTGTACCAGGAGTCGCAGCCGGTCGCGTGGAACGTGTCGTTCGCCGTACGGGACGCGGACGCCGCCGTCCGGACGGTGACGGAGGCCGGCGGCACGGTCCTGGTCGGCCCGATGGACGTGTTCGACGTGGGCCGGTTCGCGGTGGCCCTCGATCCGGCCGGGGCGGCCTTCCAGCTCTGGCAGGGCCGGTCCTTCCCGGGCGCCGGGGTGTTCAACGCGCCCGGTTCGCTGGGCTGGGTGGAGCTGCTGACCCGGGCCCCCGAGCGGGCCGTGGTGTTCTACACGACGGTGTTCGGCTGGAGCGTCAACGCCTCGGCGCAGTACACGCGGTGGGGCCTCGACGGCGCCGACTTCGGCGGCATGGTGACGATGGGCGACACCTTCCCGCCCGAGGTGCCCCCGCACTGGCTTCCGTACTTCGCGGTGGAGGACGTGGACGCCACCGCGGCCACCGCGACGGCGGCGGGCGGCACCCTTCTCATGGAGCCCACCTCCGTGCCCGGCGGCCCCCGCATCGCGGTGCTGCGGGACCCGCAGGCGGCGGTGTTCGGCGTGTACCGCGCGGGGGACGAACGCTGA
- a CDS encoding phosphatase PAP2 family protein, protein MHTSSVDSPPRPSAHRAAARAAGVLALCSTLLLVLVAARWSPLIDFDGDVSRTTHRWAVEERGVTQTFRILTDWVWDPWTMRILCAVVVVWLVWRRADWWTAGWLAAACALGTLVQQGLKAAVGRARPVWPDPVDTAHYAAFPSGHAMTAVVVCGLLLWLLRRHGVGRALWTTAVTVAVVSVVGVGLTRVWLGVHWTTDVVGGWLLGALTVALAVLAQLRWRPVNSPLAPTRTGDHPG, encoded by the coding sequence ATGCACACCTCGTCCGTCGACTCCCCGCCCCGTCCGTCGGCACACCGCGCCGCCGCCCGCGCCGCCGGCGTCCTCGCGCTGTGCTCCACGCTGCTCCTGGTGCTGGTCGCGGCGAGATGGTCGCCTCTGATCGACTTCGACGGGGATGTCTCCCGCACCACCCATCGCTGGGCGGTGGAGGAACGCGGCGTCACGCAGACCTTCCGGATCCTGACGGACTGGGTCTGGGACCCGTGGACGATGCGCATCCTGTGCGCGGTCGTCGTGGTGTGGCTGGTGTGGCGGCGCGCGGACTGGTGGACGGCCGGGTGGCTGGCGGCCGCCTGTGCGCTGGGCACGCTGGTGCAGCAGGGCCTGAAGGCCGCGGTCGGCCGGGCCCGCCCGGTCTGGCCCGACCCGGTCGACACGGCCCACTACGCGGCCTTCCCGTCGGGCCACGCCATGACCGCGGTGGTCGTGTGCGGCCTCCTGCTGTGGCTGCTGCGCCGCCACGGCGTCGGCCGCGCCCTGTGGACCACGGCCGTCACCGTGGCGGTGGTGTCCGTCGTCGGCGTCGGCCTGACCCGGGTGTGGCTGGGCGTCCACTGGACCACCGACGTGGTCGGCGGCTGGCTCCTGGGCGCGCTGACGGTGGCCCTGGCGGTGCTGGCCCAGCTGCGGTGGCGACCGGTGAACTCCCCGCTCGCGCCGACGCGTACAGGGGACCACCCGGGCTGA
- a CDS encoding DUF6421 family protein: MTEILVQVGSEEQVPPAARVVEHPAWPVLKDAVEQIRPWQSKDGSIDLAAEGAPDRADAERAVRRVTDAVEELSPLLPHDAAYHQALVRDLRRWADGGFGVPDFLDSLLAFQPAANRADGLQHLVVFPMYTQNGNPDRNLEAVVLRMVWPDWLAELERTRYDNPLFCGITFEDFTAGYDTNSAVLFPETIAVREAPERFSWGGIFCDREAARFRRVTAAAVDVLGMELPEDVAAMVHDQKRCEEAFVLWDMVHDRTHSHGDLPFDPFMIKQRQPFWMYGLEELRCDLTAFREAVTLEADGVPQARDVQYAVLFDRMFRFPVTGERVRNYDGLGGQLLFAYLHKHDVVRWTDNKLFIDWQRAPQVTNQLCADIEQLYRDGIDRPKLVHWFAGYELVSTYLAPHPGSRWAKGPDALDLSLPPRKLVDDVLPDEFPLSMFYEALSKKLKNVIASTKGITAESAERVAA; the protein is encoded by the coding sequence ATGACGGAAATTCTTGTGCAGGTGGGTTCGGAGGAGCAGGTTCCTCCCGCGGCCCGGGTGGTGGAGCACCCGGCGTGGCCCGTGCTCAAGGACGCCGTGGAGCAGATCCGGCCATGGCAGTCCAAGGACGGGTCGATCGACCTCGCGGCCGAGGGCGCCCCCGACCGCGCGGACGCCGAGCGTGCCGTACGCCGTGTCACCGACGCCGTCGAGGAGCTGTCGCCGCTGCTTCCGCACGACGCCGCCTACCACCAGGCCCTGGTGCGGGACCTGCGCCGGTGGGCCGACGGCGGCTTCGGGGTGCCGGACTTCCTCGACTCGCTGCTGGCCTTCCAGCCCGCCGCGAACCGCGCGGACGGCCTCCAGCACCTGGTCGTCTTCCCGATGTACACGCAGAACGGCAACCCGGACCGCAACCTCGAAGCGGTCGTGCTGCGCATGGTCTGGCCGGACTGGCTGGCCGAACTGGAGCGCACCCGCTACGACAACCCGCTGTTCTGCGGCATCACGTTCGAGGACTTCACGGCCGGCTACGACACCAACTCGGCGGTGCTCTTCCCCGAGACGATCGCGGTGCGCGAGGCGCCCGAGCGGTTCAGCTGGGGCGGCATCTTCTGCGACCGCGAGGCCGCCCGCTTCCGCCGGGTGACCGCGGCCGCCGTGGACGTGCTCGGCATGGAGCTGCCCGAGGACGTCGCCGCGATGGTCCACGACCAGAAGCGCTGCGAGGAGGCGTTCGTGCTGTGGGACATGGTCCACGACCGCACCCACAGCCACGGCGACCTGCCCTTCGACCCGTTCATGATCAAGCAGCGCCAGCCGTTCTGGATGTACGGCCTCGAGGAGCTGCGCTGCGACCTCACCGCCTTCCGGGAGGCCGTGACGCTGGAGGCCGACGGCGTCCCGCAGGCCCGCGACGTGCAGTACGCGGTCCTGTTCGACCGCATGTTCCGGTTCCCGGTCACCGGCGAGCGCGTGCGCAACTACGACGGCCTCGGCGGGCAGCTCCTCTTCGCCTACCTGCACAAGCACGACGTCGTGCGCTGGACCGACAACAAGCTCTTCATCGACTGGCAGCGCGCGCCCCAGGTCACCAACCAGCTGTGCGCCGACATCGAGCAGCTGTACCGGGACGGCATCGACCGCCCCAAGCTGGTCCACTGGTTCGCCGGATACGAGCTGGTCTCCACCTACCTCGCCCCGCACCCGGGCTCCCGCTGGGCCAAGGGCCCGGACGCCCTCGACCTGAGTCTGCCGCCGCGCAAACTCGTCGACGACGTGCTTCCGGACGAGTTTCCGCTGAGCATGTTCTATGAGGCGCTCTCCAAGAAGCTGAAGAACGTGATCGCCTCCACCAAGGGCATCACGGCCGAGAGCGCCGAACGGGTCGCCGCGTGA
- a CDS encoding MarR family transcriptional regulator, translating to MTATGGRPTTAEDESGNDTVAAVVRQWQTVYPDLDTGPVEIIGRVNRCAALLQQAEDAPLRRAALSRPEFDLLGALRRTGHELTPGELARETFSSGAAVTKRLKALTERDLVDRRGDTRDRRVAHVRLTDAGRDLVDDVLPEQLAYETSVLSGIDPAQQEELAGLLAGLLSRLEGRLGAPRP from the coding sequence ATGACGGCGACCGGCGGACGGCCGACCACGGCGGAGGACGAGTCGGGGAACGACACGGTCGCCGCGGTCGTCCGGCAGTGGCAGACCGTGTACCCCGACCTCGACACCGGCCCCGTGGAGATCATCGGCCGCGTCAACCGCTGCGCCGCCCTCCTCCAGCAGGCCGAGGACGCCCCCCTGCGCCGGGCCGCCCTCAGCCGCCCCGAGTTCGACCTGCTCGGCGCGCTGCGCCGCACCGGACACGAGCTGACCCCCGGCGAACTGGCCCGCGAGACCTTCTCCTCGGGCGCCGCCGTCACCAAGCGCCTCAAGGCCCTGACCGAGCGGGACCTGGTCGACCGGCGTGGCGACACCCGGGACCGCCGCGTCGCGCACGTCCGCCTCACGGACGCCGGACGCGATCTGGTCGACGACGTCCTGCCCGAGCAGCTCGCCTACGAGACCTCCGTCCTGTCCGGGATCGACCCGGCGCAGCAGGAGGAACTGGCCGGGCTGCTCGCCGGGCTGCTGAGTCGGCTGGAGGGCCGCCTGGGAGCCCCGCGCCCCTGA
- a CDS encoding DUF5134 domain-containing protein, giving the protein MHGPASPGWLLVVVCAATGAYCLLRMRSGVEEQRRAAGGEALMGFGMAAMAVPAAAFTPPSWAWPAYAAVFGGAAVHSLWAARASTHHLHHLVGALAMVYMAAVMAASPAAQAGHGGADAPLVTGALLLYFAGYVLLSGARLVPAGAAGAAVPWGDRPELARACRLSMGIAMVTMLLTL; this is encoded by the coding sequence GTGCACGGACCGGCTTCTCCCGGCTGGCTGCTGGTGGTGGTGTGCGCGGCGACCGGGGCGTACTGCCTGCTGCGGATGCGCAGCGGGGTGGAGGAACAGCGCCGCGCCGCGGGCGGCGAGGCGCTGATGGGTTTCGGCATGGCCGCGATGGCCGTGCCCGCGGCGGCGTTCACCCCGCCGTCCTGGGCCTGGCCCGCCTACGCGGCCGTGTTCGGCGGGGCGGCGGTGCACTCCCTGTGGGCGGCGCGGGCGAGCACGCATCACCTGCACCACCTCGTGGGGGCCCTGGCCATGGTCTACATGGCGGCGGTCATGGCCGCCTCCCCCGCCGCGCAGGCCGGGCACGGCGGGGCCGACGCCCCCCTGGTGACGGGGGCGCTGCTGCTCTACTTCGCGGGGTACGTGCTGCTGTCCGGCGCACGCCTGGTGCCCGCCGGCGCTGCGGGCGCGGCCGTCCCGTGGGGAGACCGGCCCGAACTGGCGCGGGCCTGCCGGCTGTCGATGGGGATCGCCATGGTGACGATGCTGCTGACGCTGTGA
- a CDS encoding SDR family oxidoreductase: MGNGALSGAVIAVAGAGGPAGRAALLRLAEAGATVVGADNDPERLAEAVDAARYGAGGATVTGETVDLLDLASTRDWAVRTEKEFGRVDGLVHLVGGWRGSETFIKTSLDDWDFLELLLIRTVQHTSLAFFDAIQRSERGRYLLISAAGASKPTAGNAAYAAAKAAAEAWTLALADAFRKAGGADGPTSAAAILVVKALVHDAMRADRPNAKFAGFTDVKDLAEAITGVWEKPAAEVNGHRLWLTEKP; this comes from the coding sequence ATGGGGAACGGGGCTCTCAGCGGTGCGGTGATCGCGGTGGCCGGCGCGGGCGGACCCGCCGGGCGGGCGGCACTGCTCAGGCTCGCCGAGGCGGGCGCGACCGTCGTCGGCGCGGACAACGATCCCGAGCGGCTGGCGGAGGCCGTCGACGCGGCCCGCTACGGCGCCGGCGGGGCCACGGTCACCGGCGAGACGGTCGACCTGCTCGATCTGGCCTCGACCCGGGACTGGGCGGTCCGTACCGAGAAGGAGTTCGGCCGGGTCGACGGGCTGGTCCACCTGGTGGGCGGCTGGCGCGGCAGCGAGACGTTCATCAAGACCAGCCTGGACGACTGGGACTTCCTTGAGCTGCTGCTCATCCGCACCGTGCAGCACACCTCCCTGGCCTTCTTCGACGCCATCCAGCGCAGCGAGCGTGGGCGGTACCTGCTGATCAGCGCGGCCGGCGCCTCGAAGCCCACCGCGGGCAACGCCGCGTACGCCGCGGCCAAGGCCGCCGCCGAGGCCTGGACGCTCGCGTTGGCGGACGCCTTCCGCAAGGCCGGGGGCGCCGACGGGCCGACGTCCGCGGCTGCCATCCTGGTGGTGAAGGCGCTGGTGCACGACGCGATGCGCGCCGACCGCCCCAACGCGAAGTTCGCGGGTTTCACGGACGTCAAGGACCTGGCCGAGGCCATCACCGGGGTCTGGGAGAAGCCCGCCGCCGAAGTGAACGGACACCGTCTGTGGCTGACCGAGAAGCCGTGA
- a CDS encoding low specificity L-threonine aldolase produces the protein MNPPRTDARRHHDPQVRGFASDNYAGAHPEVLAALALANGGHQVAYGEDVYTENLQRIVRSHFGATAEAFPVFNGTGANVVALQAVTDRWGAVICAESAHINVDEGGAPERMGGLKLLTVPTPDGKLTPELIDRQAYGWEDEHRAMPQVVSITQSTELGTVYTPDEIRAICEHAHARGMRVHLDGSRIANAAASLNVPMRTFTDAVGVDILSLGGTKNGALFGEAVVVIDQDAVSHMKHLRKLSMQLASKMRFVSVQLEALLAKDLWLRNARHANEMAQRLAEGVRAVHGVEILHPVQANGVFAQLPHDVGERLQKRFRFYFWDEAAGVVRWMCAFDTTEDDVDAFVAALKEEMAR, from the coding sequence GTGAACCCGCCGAGGACCGACGCCCGGCGTCACCACGACCCGCAGGTCCGCGGCTTCGCCAGTGACAACTACGCCGGGGCCCACCCGGAGGTGCTCGCCGCCCTGGCCCTGGCCAACGGCGGGCACCAGGTCGCGTACGGCGAGGACGTCTACACCGAGAACCTCCAGCGGATCGTCCGCAGCCACTTCGGCGCCACGGCTGAGGCGTTCCCGGTCTTCAACGGCACCGGCGCCAACGTGGTCGCCCTCCAGGCGGTCACCGACCGGTGGGGCGCGGTGATCTGCGCGGAGAGCGCGCACATCAACGTCGACGAGGGCGGCGCCCCCGAGCGCATGGGCGGCCTCAAACTGCTCACCGTGCCCACGCCCGACGGCAAGCTCACCCCCGAGCTGATCGACCGGCAGGCGTACGGCTGGGAGGACGAGCACCGTGCGATGCCGCAGGTCGTCTCGATCACCCAGAGCACCGAACTGGGCACCGTCTACACGCCCGACGAGATCCGCGCGATCTGCGAACACGCCCACGCGCGCGGGATGAGGGTCCACCTGGACGGCTCGCGCATAGCCAACGCGGCGGCCTCCCTGAACGTCCCGATGCGGACGTTCACCGACGCGGTCGGCGTCGACATCCTCTCCCTGGGCGGCACGAAGAACGGTGCTCTGTTCGGCGAGGCGGTCGTCGTCATCGACCAGGACGCCGTCAGCCACATGAAGCACCTGCGCAAGCTGTCCATGCAGCTCGCCTCCAAGATGCGGTTCGTGTCGGTGCAGCTGGAGGCGTTGCTCGCCAAGGACCTGTGGCTGCGCAACGCCCGCCACGCCAACGAGATGGCCCAGCGGCTGGCCGAGGGCGTCCGCGCCGTGCACGGCGTCGAGATCCTCCACCCGGTGCAGGCCAACGGCGTCTTCGCCCAGCTCCCGCACGACGTGGGTGAGCGCCTGCAGAAGCGGTTCCGCTTCTACTTCTGGGACGAGGCCGCCGGCGTCGTGCGCTGGATGTGCGCCTTCGACACGACCGAGGACGACGTGGACGCGTTCGTGGCGGCGCTGAAGGAGGAAATGGCGCGCTAG
- a CDS encoding M56 family metallopeptidase, which yields MMLPAALLLLGALTAVLAPRLLARADWTDHEPVLALWVWQCVVAAVLLCCALSMTLSAAVAWQAVRGHVFAPAPHAVVEAYTLGTTGPWPAATAVALACGGVWSAAMLVREVVRTRARRRQRRAELLVRAPLLPGEDPGSRLVVLEGERPDAWWLPGTTPRLVVTTAALRRLEGRRLDALVAHEEGHAQARHDWLLHCSAALAGGFPRVPVFAAFRDEMHRLVELAADDMASRRFGRLTTALALVELNEDRGVFGPGAVPHAHLPQRVHRLLAPRDRFTATRRLRLTAAAALVPVVPVLVAFVPGLRALG from the coding sequence ATGATGCTCCCCGCGGCACTGTTGCTGCTCGGCGCCCTGACCGCCGTCCTCGCGCCCCGGCTGCTGGCCCGGGCCGACTGGACGGACCACGAACCCGTCCTCGCCCTGTGGGTGTGGCAGTGCGTGGTGGCGGCCGTCCTGCTGTGCTGTGCGTTGTCGATGACCCTCAGCGCGGCGGTGGCCTGGCAGGCGGTGCGCGGCCATGTGTTCGCGCCCGCCCCGCACGCCGTCGTGGAGGCCTACACGCTCGGTACGACCGGACCGTGGCCCGCGGCGACCGCGGTGGCGCTGGCCTGCGGCGGGGTGTGGAGCGCGGCGATGCTGGTGCGCGAGGTCGTCCGCACGCGTGCCCGGCGTCGGCAGCGCCGGGCCGAACTCCTCGTTCGCGCACCGCTGTTGCCCGGCGAGGACCCCGGCAGCCGGCTCGTGGTGCTGGAGGGCGAGCGGCCCGACGCCTGGTGGCTGCCGGGTACGACACCCCGGCTCGTCGTCACCACGGCCGCGCTGCGCCGGCTGGAAGGACGCCGGCTGGACGCGCTCGTCGCACACGAGGAGGGGCACGCCCAGGCCCGGCACGACTGGCTGCTGCACTGCTCGGCGGCGCTGGCCGGCGGGTTCCCGCGGGTGCCGGTGTTCGCGGCGTTCCGCGACGAGATGCACCGGCTGGTCGAACTGGCCGCCGACGACATGGCTTCCCGCCGCTTCGGACGGCTGACCACCGCGCTCGCCCTGGTCGAACTCAACGAGGACCGCGGCGTGTTCGGACCCGGCGCGGTCCCGCACGCCCATCTGCCGCAGCGGGTGCACCGGTTGCTCGCTCCCCGGGACCGGTTCACCGCGACCCGCCGACTGCGGCTCACGGCCGCCGCCGCGCTGGTACCGGTCGTCCCCGTACTGGTGGCGTTCGTACCGGGGCTGCGGGCGCTGGGGTGA
- a CDS encoding GNAT family N-acetyltransferase gives MDAATDLIFREATDADVDVLVALIESAYRGDASRAGWTTEADILEGQRTDPEGVLAVIKAPDSRLLTVERDGRVVACCQLEHRGEHAYFGMFAVSPALQGGGLGKVIIAEAERQARATWGAKEMHMTVISVRDDLIAWYERRGYRRTGKTAPFPYGDERFGVPRRDDLRFELLVKELA, from the coding sequence ATGGACGCCGCAACCGACCTGATCTTCCGTGAGGCCACCGACGCCGACGTGGACGTGCTGGTCGCGCTGATCGAGTCGGCGTACCGAGGGGACGCCAGCCGTGCCGGGTGGACGACCGAGGCGGACATCCTGGAGGGGCAGCGGACCGACCCGGAGGGTGTGCTGGCCGTCATCAAGGCCCCCGACAGCCGCCTGCTCACCGTCGAGCGCGACGGCCGGGTCGTCGCCTGCTGCCAGCTCGAACACCGCGGCGAGCACGCCTACTTCGGGATGTTCGCGGTCAGCCCCGCGTTGCAGGGCGGCGGCCTCGGCAAGGTGATCATCGCGGAGGCGGAGCGGCAGGCGCGGGCGACCTGGGGGGCCAAGGAGATGCACATGACCGTGATCTCCGTGCGCGACGACCTCATCGCCTGGTACGAGCGCCGCGGCTACCGCCGTACGGGAAAGACGGCCCCCTTCCCGTACGGCGACGAGCGCTTCGGTGTTCCGCGGCGCGACGACCTGCGGTTCGAGCTGCTGGTCAAGGAGCTCGCATGA